The genomic DNA GAGGAATATGAGGGGTAATGTTTATATTTACATACTTGTAATGTCTGGAGTCACTTATTTAATACGTCTGCTTCCATTACTGCTTTTTAACAGAGAGATAAAAAATATTTATATTAAGTCATTTTTATATTATGTACCTTATGTTACTCTTGCTGTTATGATTTTTCCGGGTATACTGTACGCAACAGGAAATAGATGGTCGGCTTTTGCCGGATTTTTAACAGCTCTTATACTGGCTTACAGGGGAAATAATTTATTTAGGGTTTCTCTTTGCGCATGTTTTTCAGTTTTTATTGTTGAATTAGTTCAAAAAATTATATTTTAACAGAATAATAAAAGACCGGCTGATATATCTTCAGCCGGCCACACTTTATATATAAATTTAGAAAACGGGACTTTATTTGAGCTGTTTAAGTTTCTGAAAGCATTTTTTGAATCGTATCAGCCATGGATTCAATAATCAGATAACAACTTGTAGCTCCTGCATCTAAAACACCTCTTGATCTTTCACCAAGTCTTGAAGCTCGTCCTATTTTGGCGACCATATCTTCTGTAGACTGCCAGCCTTTATAGGCAGCATCTTTCATTTCATTTAATGAGTCATAAAAATTATTTCCTTTTATATGGGCATTTTCAAAAGCTTCGTATGCAGGTACCAGAGTGTCAAGCAAAGTTTTATCGCCGGGTTTGGCATTTCCTATATCTTTTATTGCTTTAATAGAATTATTAAGTACTTCTGCAAAAATTTCAGCAGAAATATTTTCTTTATTTATTGAAAGTGATATTTCTTCAAAGAAAACTCCATATAAAGGACCCATTGAACCTCCAATATCATCCATAAGAGTTTCACTTAATACTTTTAATCCTTCAGAAAAAGAATAGGTTTTTCCTGCGAGCTTTTCACGGCACATAGTGAATCCCTTATTCATATTAATTCCATGGTCACCATCACCGATTTTTCCGTCTATTTCACTTAGATAATCTCTGTTATTCTGTATAGTAGTGATAAGATTATCTACAATTACTCCAGAAGTACTGTTTTTAAATATCATAAAATTACCTCATTTCCCAAACTGTGTTAATCCTACGGATTCTACAGGTATATCAATTAGTTCTTTTAACTCGTCGTCCAGTTTCATAACAGTAAGAGTTATACCCATCATTTCAAGTGATGTAAAATAGTTGCCTACATATGCTTTATATATGTTTATGCCTTTTTCCCTAAGAATACTGTCTACTTTATTATAAACTATATATTGTTCCATAACAGGCGTAGCACCAAGCCCTGAAAGAAGAACCACAACTTCGTCGCCGGAATTAAAAGGCAGATCAGGAAGAATAATATCAGTTATTTTTTTGGCTATTTCGTCAGCTTTTTTTAATGACTCTACAGCTATACCGGGTTCACCGTGATGTCCTATTCCGACTTCCATCATTCCTGCTTCTATAGTGAAGTTCGGATGTCCTACGGCAGGAATAGTGCATGGAGCAGTACCTATACCCACTGATCTTGTATTATCAATAGCTTTTTGAGCCGCTTTAATTACTTCGTCAAGATCAGCACCCTGTGAAGCTTTGGCACCGCCTATTTTCCACATCAAGACTTCTCCTGCCACACCTCTTCTTTTTTCTCTTTCACTTTTTCCTGCAGAAGCACAGTCGTCATTTGCAACTACGGTTTTTACTTCTATCCCGAGTGCTTTGGCTTTTCTTATTGCCATATTTACATTCATATTGTCGCCTGCATAATTTCCATAAAGACAGGCAACACCTTTACCGGAAGAAGCAGCAGATATTGCATCAAGAAAAGCATTTGCAGTAGGAGAAGAGAAAATCTCACCTACAGCAACAGCATCACACATATTTTTTCCTATATAACCGATAAACGCAGGTTTATGTCCTGAACCACCGCCTGTAACAATTCCTACTTTTCCTTCTACAGGTGCATTTATATATTTTATTACTCTCGAATTTTCAGTGGCTGTTACAAGATGTTTATTTGCTTTTATAAATCCTTTTAACATATCTTCTACCACAAAATCCGGATTATTAACTATTCTTGTCATAATACCCCTTTCTAAAAAAATCAACGGCGGTAAATTTTTTCTATTTCATTAATCATTTCTACTTTGTCTGTACTGCCTCCGCCTGAAAAATCATTTGAAAGCCAGATTTCTAACAGCTGTTTTGCCAGTTCATTTCCTATTACTCTTGCACCCATACACATAATTTGTGCATTATTGGAACATCTTGAACGGACTGCCGAAAAACTGTCATGACAAACTGCTGCACTGACACCCGGGATTTTATTAGCAGTAATACACATGCCTATACCTGTACCGCAAATTAAAACTCCTCTTTCATGTTTTCCGCCGGCTATTGCTTCTGCCACTTTTCTTCCGATATCAGGATATAAAACAGGATTTTTATCATAACAGCCATAGTCTTCTATACTATGCCCCAGCTCTTTTAATTTAGCAGCTATGATCTGTTTTAGATCGAAGCCGGCCTCATCACAGCCTAATGCAATATTCATATTAATCTCCTTCTTATGATTAAATAGTTTCGGCTATTTCTTTCAGATTTTTAAGTCCTTTGACAGCAAGTTCCTCGCCTGTATCGGCAAATTTTCTCCATATAGCACAGTTGCCGCTCAGTTCTTCAAAGCTTGGATCAAATGATTCTATTACAAGAGGACCTTCATAGCCTATATTTTTAACAGCAAGAAAGAATTCTTTGAACGGAACAAGCCCTGTTCCGGGAATACCTCTGTCATTCTCATTTACATGAATATATCCCAGATATTCTTTTCCGCATGTTTTAACTGCTTCGGTAAAGTTTTTTTCTTCCCTTATCATATGGAAACAGTCTAAATGAACTTTTATATTATCATAACCAACATCTTTACAGAATTTAACTGCGTCCTCTGCAATATTCAGAAAATGGGTTTCAAATCTATTTACACATTCTACACAGATAATGACATTTCCTTTTTCCTTGGCATATTTACACACTTCTTTCATGTTAGCTACAGCCCAATTCCATTCTTCTTCTGTTCGCGGCTTTTTTGTGAGATAACCCCATGCTGCATAATTAACCCCGCCCAAAATAGGAGATTCCAGTTCTTCACATATATCAACACATTTTTTCATAGCTTCTGCTGCATTTTTTCTTATTTCCGGATCGGGCGAAATCGGATTTGTTTCAGCAGTGAGAGTAGTAGTACATACACAGTCAATTCCTACTTCTTCCAGCTTTTCTTTTACAGCTTTAACAGGAAAAGAAAATGGGTCTGCTATAGCAAAATCAATAACTTCAAAACCAAGTTCCTTTGCTTTGGGAATAATCCATAGATCCTTTTCACTAAATTTTTCTGCCCATATAAAACTGTCTACACCAAATTTAAAATACATAAAAACACCTCACATTTGAATAAATTTAACTAAAGCGTAAAGAAGATCATAAATCAGTTATGGCAAAGACTAATTTTACAGGATGATTCTGAAAGTTTACCAGCTGATACTTGATTCCGGCAGGAATAAAGAAAGTATCTTCAGGCTCTATCTGAAAAGATTCCTCCATATCCACAAGATTAACAGTTACCGGTCCGTCAACACAATATAATGCAGCGTCTCCTTTGTGTATATCGGGATCTGAGCAACGAGGTCCGTATCCGCCGGCAGGAAGTATAAATTCACCCATGTGACCATAATCATTGCTTGATATGAATCTCATCAGCATAGGATGTGCAGTGCCGTGAACATTATTAAGTTTATCTCCGTCTCTTACAGCATATACTGCCTGAGGAGCTTTTCTTGCTTCCGGTCCGCTTACAGGCCATGCTCCTATATCATCAGTACACCCCTGTCTTGCAAAATCCTTTATGATTCCTCTCATATCAGGAAGATTATCATTATTAGGTCCTTTATAAAATTTAGTTTCTGAATCAGTAGGGATAACAGCAGGCGGAATATTTTCGCCCCATGCTTTAGGAGTAATAAAATAAAGAACTCTTGCTGTTTTGTCAGAAAAATTATGAGCTTTATGCCATGCTTCTTCAGGCATGTAAAGTCCGTCACCAGTTTCAAGGTATGCGAACTGACCATTTCCGCTTCTTTGTACAATAGGACCCTGAAGAATATAGTAAGTTTCATCACCTGGGTGAATATCAAGCGGATCAAATGCCCCGCCTGGTCCTAATTCATATATTCCCAGCATAAAAGTATCTGTAGTAACAATAGTATATGTGTTATCGCTGGTGAATGCATTATTCGGCGGATAAAGAGCCATAGAGTAATCCTGCTTTCTGATTAACATAGGTTTTTTCTTGTCAGGTTCGAATGGGAATTTACCCATAATTTCCATTAATTTTGCCATATTTCTTATCTCCTTTATAAATTATTTTTTTGATACTGTCGTTTGAGAAAATTGTATAAATTAATAATGTTTAAAAACTATATATTTTTATTAAGACCATAATGCCGATATTTGGGGAGCAGAGAGTATTAAGATTAATCGGATCGGAATTGCCGGAAGATCAGCTTTGTTTTAATAGAACCTGAAACATTTCCTCAGAATTTTCTACGTCAAGTAAATGTACCTGTTTTTCCGGGTTATCAATAAAAGTATAGAGTTTTTGAAGTAATTTTTTCATTTTATTTTTGGAATTTATATCAAGTGCCATGAGCAGTATAATTTTGACTTTATCTTCCCCGCACCATAAAACGGGATATTTTAATCTTACTGCTGCAATTGCCGTTTTCTTGACACAGTCTTTGAAAACATGCGGTATTGCTATTTGTGAACCGATAGAAGTAGGAGTTTTATTTTCACGTTCCAGTACTTTTTCTTCAAAGCCTTCGCTGACATAGCCTTTTTCCATCATCAGATTGCAAATTTTGGAAATGGCATCTTTTTTATCCTTGGCATATAGGTCACATAATACAAGTTCTCTGTGAAACACTTCTTCAAAAATATTGCTTGAAATAATTTCATCATAAAATTTTTCTCCTATTTTCTTTTGTATAAGTTCTATATCATCTTCATTGACCTCTTTACTTATGAATGCGGAATTATTGATATTAAGTGCTACTGTGGTAATAATGAGAGGAGGCTTTAGTGATTTTTTCATTTTGAAATTTTTATAGTGACTTATCTCTTTTACATCAAGTCCCATAATTTTTTCCATCAGCTTATTGGCCATGTATCTGGAAGTCTGTTTATCAGAGGCGGTAATGAGAACAGCTTCCTTTGATTTTACAGTTTCAACAATAGTGTTATGCAGGAGAAGAACAATCCATGCTACATCATCCTGTGTAAAGTCAACATTAAGCTCATCTTCGATATCATGAAGCTGTGCAAGACACATGCCGTAAAGACTTGCAAACCTTTCCTTTATGTCATGGTGTATATCATTCCAGGTTATTATTTGATAATCATTCCGGAATTTTATAATTTCGTAGAAGGCGGCTATATCTCTTATAAGATGATTTTTCTGAGAGAGAGTTGTTTCTCCGATAACACCTCCTATACCTGAAATGAATTTTTTTGCTATATTTTTATAATATTTATTTGAGGATAAAATATTGCTGGTACATGTGCGGTAAACCATAAGCCTTGCAGCCAGATAGGTGCTTTCCAGCTCCAGACCGGCTGTTTCTGCTTTGACTATACTGTTGAAAAGGTTTCGGGCTGCAGTAAAACATGATTCATTTAACTCAAGGGAGCTTTCAGGTTTTTGACTGGTGATAAATTTCTCATTTTTCATTCTTATGAGGCTGACTATAATATATTCCAAAAGCTGATAGAAAGAATCATCGGAAAATGTAATGTCCAATTCTTCTTCAAGCTTCTGGACAGCAGTCAGTATTTTTGACATATCAATATTTTCATAAGTATTTCTGAAATAGGAGTACTTTTTGCTGTCAAAACGTCTGTCCAGATCCTCGGGTAATTCAAAAGAATCTGAAACTGAATATTTTTTTATATTATGTTCGATCATAGCCTGTCTGATGTTAAATTCATTACCTTCAATTACAATTCCATAATTTCTTTTTTTCATTAGCGTGAGATCATGTCTTTCCAAAATATTCGTAATATACTGCAGGTCTTTTCTTATAATACTGCGGCTGACATATAACTCATCTGCGAAAAGCTGAATTGTATAAACGGAGTTATACTGAAACAGGGTATCAAGAATGTAATTTTTTCTGAATGAAAACGAATCAGGAGAATTAGCATTATCTATTTCCTGAAGTGTCAGAGCCCTTTGGCTGTTGTCAATATCAAGGCAAAAACCTTTTCGCGGGATGCTGAGCAGCTCGATATCGTATTTTTTTAATTCTTCACGAACATCTTTAATATTGTGTTTAATGCTGCTTACGGAGACATTCACTATTCTTGCAAGTTCATCGGCTGTCATATAATCATGAACATCAAGTAAAGTACGGATAATCTTTTTTACTAAATTTTTCATAATAATTTCTCCCAATGATTTTAATAAAAATTTATTTTAGCTGAGTACAATATTTTCTACATTAGTATATTACCCCAAAATTCTGGAAAACAAAGAAAATATAAAATCTAATTTTGCACTATAATTACTCAAATAATGCAAAAAACTTTTAACAGAAATACTTGATATATAAAAATTAACATTAATAAATATATAATATCAGACTCAAAAAATGAGAGAGGATATATGAAAATATATATTTATGGAAACTGTCTTAAAGTAAAATTTTTAAGACAGCTTCATAAAATATGTCTGTTTTAATAAATTACTCAAAATATTTTTATAGTTATTCTGAATGATATAGAATTTATAATTTATAGTTCTACTGTAACCCTGTATTTTCCAGGAATAGAAGCGTATTCCAGTGCTTCTTTAAAGTCATCCAGCTTAAAGGTTTTAGACTCAAGGAGATTAGTGACCTTAACTGCTCCTGAATTTAACAGTTCGGCAGCATCCATAAAGTCTATATAGTCTGCTGAAAAAGTTCCTATGATTTCCATACGTTTGTAATGTATAAGATTAGAGCTGATGTCAAAATTTGGCTCGGGATATCCTGCAGCAAAAACTAGGATTCTGCCGTAAGCTTCTTTCAGCATTTTTACAGACTGATTATTTGCTGCAGAATTACCCACAGCAACAACTACTGCATCCACTCCTTTACCGTTAGTAAGTCTCATTACACCTTCTACAGGATCCTCTTTTTTTATATCAATAACATCAAAACCAAGAGCTTTAGCATTTTCCAGTTTATTATCAAAACTTTCTGTCAGAATAACTTTACATCCATAAGCTTTTAATGTGAGGGCATTTAACAGCCCCATAGTTCCTGCGCCTATAACTGCAATAGTTTCATTTGGTTTTGCCTTGACCAGCTTTACCCCTTTTACTACTGTGGCTAAGGGTTCAAGAAATCCGGCCTCTGCTGAAGGAAGATCTTTATTTATTTTGGCAATTCTTCTGCTTGGTACTACCATATAATCAGCGAATCCAAAAAATCCTTTGTATCCGTCTTCCGAAAATTTATCCAGAATATCAGCGTCAGCGCACCGCCCTTCCTGTCCGGATTTACACATGTCGCAACGCCCGCAGGCATCATATAAAAGGGCAACTCTGTCTCCGATTTCGTATCCCTTTACTTTCCTTCCCTTTTCTATAATAATTCCTGACCCTTCGTGTCCCCCGGCCATAGGATATCCCTGATGTTCCCTTAAACCTGAAAACTGACCGTAATCTGTAGTACAGATATTGCAGGTTTCCTGTTTTATAAGCACGTCGAATTCTCCCATTTCAGGAAGGGCTCTCTCCCTTATTTCTGTAACTCCCTTAGCTTTCAGCATACCAAAGCGCATTTTTTTAATATCCATATTGTTATTACCTCCATCTATTTTCCATTTCTAAATGCTGTTAGGACTTCTTTCGCATGTTCTTTCATCAGACCGTAAACTGCCTCCTGCAATTCGTGATATCCAATTTTACCTTCTGTTTCTCTGATTTTTTCTTCTGCAAATTTAACAGCAGCTTTTGACATGTATGAATAATAGTTTATTTTGGAACAGCCGGCATCAATAGCACGCTGAACCTGATCAAATTCTACTCCTGATGCTCCGTGCATAACTATTCTGCAGTTATCCGGCATAGCAGCGCGGATTTCTTTTACTCTTTCAATATCAAGTACAGGCGGTTCGGCATATATACCGTGCATTGTACCAAAGCAGACAGCCAGAGCGTCACAGCCTGTTTCCCTTGCGAATTTTCCTGCTTCCTCAGGATCTGTAAAGTACTCTTTTATATCTTCATTTGTCAGCACTCTTGATTCTGCATCTCCGTGTGTATCTTCAGCGGAAGAAGCCATAACGCCGAGTTCGGCTTCCACGGTTATATCAAGTTCTTTTGCGATTCTGACAAAATCTTTTACATTTTTCATATTTTCTTCGAAGGGCAATGCGCTGCAATCATACATAATAGAAGAAAATCCAAGCCTGATAGCTTTCATAACAAAGTTAAAATCTACTCCGTGATCCAGATGTACACATACGGGTACTTTTGCCTGTTTGGCATATTTGACCATTTCCGGTCCTATTTTTTCAATAGGAATAACTGAATCATGAACCTGTGCATGATCTATGATTACAGGTGTATTCAGCTCTTCTGCTGCATCTACCACAGCACGCAGAGTTTCCATATTTGGTGTATTAATGCAGGGAACGGCGTATCTTTCTTTTTCCGCAATATCCAAAATTTCTCTCATGTTTACTAACATTTTATATTCCTCCTATTTTTTATAAACTCTATATCAGTCTGATATTTTAAACATCCATATTTGAATCAGTCTGATATTTTAAACATCCATATTTGAAAATGTGTTAATAATAAGATTTTTATCGTTTGTGTGACGTAATATTTCAATAGTTTCCAGTTCAGAGCATGCAAGGGCAATGTTGCTCAATATATCAATGTGTGTTCCGTCTTTTCCTGCAATACCTATCATAAGATAGGCGGTATCTTCGCCAAAAGATACCCCGTCAGGAATTTGTATAAATGAAATTCCAGAATGAAAGATGTGGCATTCGGAATTGGCAATTCCGTGGGGAATTGCCAGATGATTGCCGATGTGTACTGTAGCTACTTTTTCCCTCTCCAGCATATCATCAATATATTCTTCGGCGACATAGCCCTGATTTACCAATATTTCCCCGCAGGCTCTGATAGCATCCCATTTATTGTCAAATTCAGCCTGTAAAACTATATTTTCTTCACATATTATACTTTTACACATACTACCTCCCTTTGCAGATAACTTTTTCATAATACTATGGTCTGAAAACTGCTGTTTATACCGGTATATTCCGTATAACTGCATATTTTTCAGCAGTTATTAACCTAAGACAGTGTTTTTAAATATTCTATTATTTTTTCATATTCTGCATTATTCATAAGATTATCCACGGCAAAAACAGGAATATCCTTATTGTATTTTTTTATAACATCCCTGACTCTTCCCTCAAGGGATTTTGTGGTAACTATTAAGTCAGCCTTTTCCGGAATTTCAGCTACGGATACATGCTCGACATTTTTATAGATCATGGCTTTTTTCAGCATATTTTTCATAACGGAAACTCCCATAACACTTGACCCCATACCTGCATCACATGCAAATATAATATTTTCGATATTTCCAGATGGAGTCATTGTTTCCAGGGTATCTGCCGGCTCTCCGACACCTTCTGTGTTTAAGGCAGCTTCTGTTTCGTAATCTTCTGTTTTGTCCCTCATGAGGAAGAAAGAAGCTACAAGCATTGCAACAGCAGCTACGGTTCCGCCGTTAAAAGTGGTAAGGATAAACAGCGATGCCATGTTTCCGAGTATAGCTCCGAGCAATGTTTTTGGCTTACTTAATACATAAGGGAATACAACTTCTCCGATACCGCCGAAAAACATAATAAGTGCGGCTGCGGGAGCAGATTTTTTGGCCATGCCTTTTCCGAAGAACATAAAGGCAAGTGTGATACCAAACCAGCATCCGCAGTTTGCCTCTACGAGAAATATAACTGATTTTCCAAATTTAGCAGCCTGTTCTATTGCAATAGGTGTCATGATACCGTGATTAATAGCATTATTCAGGAATAATACCTGGCCAGGCTGGACAAATAATGCTGTTAATGGCAATAGCTTAGCATTAATAAGGAAATTTACGCCGACAGTCATTACGCTTAATATAACAGAAATAATGGGCTCAATAGCTACAAAGCCAAATATCATCATAATAAGTCCGACTATTCCCATGGAAAAATTATCAACGAGCATTTCCATTCCGGGTTTGACTTTACCTTCATATAGTTTATCAACCTGTTTCATTATCCAGGCACCCAGCGGTCCCATAATCATTCCGCCGATCAGCATAGTGATATCAGCACCTATGACAACACCCATTGTCGAAATAGCACCGATAACTCCTCCTCTTCGTCCGTATACAGCCCAGCCGCCGGTATAACCAATTAAAACCGGCATTAAATAATTCAGTGTAGGACCGACCATGCTTCCCAGTCTTTCATTAGGAAACCAGCCTGTAGGGATAAAAAGCGCTGTTAAGAGTCCCCATGCAATAAATGCTCCGATATTAGGCATGACCATACCGCTTAAAAATGCTCCAAATTTTTGGATTTTGATTTTAATTTGATTTTCTTGATTCATAAACGTCTCCTTCTTTCTCAAGTTCTTATGCTATAAGCAGCTTGTGAAACACTATGATGTCGTTTTGTAAATCCAGAGCTGTGTTAGTTTCTGTTTTATCAAACAGAAAAAGTTACAATTTTGTCTAATTGGTAATAAACAGCAGTTATCCGTTACAACCGGCTTATAAAATCACAGGATTGATATTTTATTTGCAGTATTAGACTGCATGGATTATTAGTACAGACCGGTACTGTCTTCGAAGAGCTGTACAGTTATTTAACCGTAAGGATGATGAAAATCATATGTTTTTGAATGAAGATGTGTAGAGATATTTCGGCAGAAAATTTAGTTCTGACTGATTCTGATAATTGACAACAGCGGATTTCTAATATCTACCTCCTTTCGTTACCGATTGATATTATTCGTTATCATTTATTATCAATATATACCATGATTTATTATCATTGTCAAGCGAATTTCTGAAAAAATGTTGAATTTATTCTCGATTTATGATAATATAAATAAAATGATAACAAATGGGAGTGCATATGTATGTTTATAGAAGAACGTCATGAAGTAATTCTTGATATGCTTAACAAAGAAGGAAAAGTAAATGTCAAGGAATTAAGCAAAACTTTTAATATAAGC from Sebaldella termitidis ATCC 33386 includes the following:
- a CDS encoding AzlD domain-containing protein, encoding MRGNVYIYILVMSGVTYLIRLLPLLLFNREIKNIYIKSFLYYVPYVTLAVMIFPGILYATGNRWSAFAGFLTALILAYRGNNLFRVSLCACFSVFIVELVQKIIF
- the dhaL gene encoding dihydroxyacetone kinase subunit DhaL, with the protein product MIFKNSTSGVIVDNLITTIQNNRDYLSEIDGKIGDGDHGINMNKGFTMCREKLAGKTYSFSEGLKVLSETLMDDIGGSMGPLYGVFFEEISLSINKENISAEIFAEVLNNSIKAIKDIGNAKPGDKTLLDTLVPAYEAFENAHIKGNNFYDSLNEMKDAAYKGWQSTEDMVAKIGRASRLGERSRGVLDAGATSCYLIIESMADTIQKMLSET
- a CDS encoding dihydroxyacetone kinase subunit DhaK, whose translation is MTRIVNNPDFVVEDMLKGFIKANKHLVTATENSRVIKYINAPVEGKVGIVTGGGSGHKPAFIGYIGKNMCDAVAVGEIFSSPTANAFLDAISAASSGKGVACLYGNYAGDNMNVNMAIRKAKALGIEVKTVVANDDCASAGKSEREKRRGVAGEVLMWKIGGAKASQGADLDEVIKAAQKAIDNTRSVGIGTAPCTIPAVGHPNFTIEAGMMEVGIGHHGEPGIAVESLKKADEIAKKITDIILPDLPFNSGDEVVVLLSGLGATPVMEQYIVYNKVDSILREKGINIYKAYVGNYFTSLEMMGITLTVMKLDDELKELIDIPVESVGLTQFGK
- the rpiB gene encoding ribose 5-phosphate isomerase B — encoded protein: MNIALGCDEAGFDLKQIIAAKLKELGHSIEDYGCYDKNPVLYPDIGRKVAEAIAGGKHERGVLICGTGIGMCITANKIPGVSAAVCHDSFSAVRSRCSNNAQIMCMGARVIGNELAKQLLEIWLSNDFSGGGSTDKVEMINEIEKIYRR
- a CDS encoding sugar phosphate isomerase/epimerase family protein, whose product is MYFKFGVDSFIWAEKFSEKDLWIIPKAKELGFEVIDFAIADPFSFPVKAVKEKLEEVGIDCVCTTTLTAETNPISPDPEIRKNAAEAMKKCVDICEELESPILGGVNYAAWGYLTKKPRTEEEWNWAVANMKEVCKYAKEKGNVIICVECVNRFETHFLNIAEDAVKFCKDVGYDNIKVHLDCFHMIREEKNFTEAVKTCGKEYLGYIHVNENDRGIPGTGLVPFKEFFLAVKNIGYEGPLVIESFDPSFEELSGNCAIWRKFADTGEELAVKGLKNLKEIAETI
- a CDS encoding cupin domain-containing protein; protein product: MAKLMEIMGKFPFEPDKKKPMLIRKQDYSMALYPPNNAFTSDNTYTIVTTDTFMLGIYELGPGGAFDPLDIHPGDETYYILQGPIVQRSGNGQFAYLETGDGLYMPEEAWHKAHNFSDKTARVLYFITPKAWGENIPPAVIPTDSETKFYKGPNNDNLPDMRGIIKDFARQGCTDDIGAWPVSGPEARKAPQAVYAVRDGDKLNNVHGTAHPMLMRFISSNDYGHMGEFILPAGGYGPRCSDPDIHKGDAALYCVDGPVTVNLVDMEESFQIEPEDTFFIPAGIKYQLVNFQNHPVKLVFAITDL
- a CDS encoding BglG family transcription antiterminator, with the protein product MKNLVKKIIRTLLDVHDYMTADELARIVNVSVSSIKHNIKDVREELKKYDIELLSIPRKGFCLDIDNSQRALTLQEIDNANSPDSFSFRKNYILDTLFQYNSVYTIQLFADELYVSRSIIRKDLQYITNILERHDLTLMKKRNYGIVIEGNEFNIRQAMIEHNIKKYSVSDSFELPEDLDRRFDSKKYSYFRNTYENIDMSKILTAVQKLEEELDITFSDDSFYQLLEYIIVSLIRMKNEKFITSQKPESSLELNESCFTAARNLFNSIVKAETAGLELESTYLAARLMVYRTCTSNILSSNKYYKNIAKKFISGIGGVIGETTLSQKNHLIRDIAAFYEIIKFRNDYQIITWNDIHHDIKERFASLYGMCLAQLHDIEDELNVDFTQDDVAWIVLLLHNTIVETVKSKEAVLITASDKQTSRYMANKLMEKIMGLDVKEISHYKNFKMKKSLKPPLIITTVALNINNSAFISKEVNEDDIELIQKKIGEKFYDEIISSNIFEEVFHRELVLCDLYAKDKKDAISKICNLMMEKGYVSEGFEEKVLERENKTPTSIGSQIAIPHVFKDCVKKTAIAAVRLKYPVLWCGEDKVKIILLMALDINSKNKMKKLLQKLYTFIDNPEKQVHLLDVENSEEMFQVLLKQS
- a CDS encoding zinc-dependent alcohol dehydrogenase, which codes for MDIKKMRFGMLKAKGVTEIRERALPEMGEFDVLIKQETCNICTTDYGQFSGLREHQGYPMAGGHEGSGIIIEKGRKVKGYEIGDRVALLYDACGRCDMCKSGQEGRCADADILDKFSEDGYKGFFGFADYMVVPSRRIAKINKDLPSAEAGFLEPLATVVKGVKLVKAKPNETIAVIGAGTMGLLNALTLKAYGCKVILTESFDNKLENAKALGFDVIDIKKEDPVEGVMRLTNGKGVDAVVVAVGNSAANNQSVKMLKEAYGRILVFAAGYPEPNFDISSNLIHYKRMEIIGTFSADYIDFMDAAELLNSGAVKVTNLLESKTFKLDDFKEALEYASIPGKYRVTVEL
- a CDS encoding class II fructose-bisphosphate aldolase, coding for MLVNMREILDIAEKERYAVPCINTPNMETLRAVVDAAEELNTPVIIDHAQVHDSVIPIEKIGPEMVKYAKQAKVPVCVHLDHGVDFNFVMKAIRLGFSSIMYDCSALPFEENMKNVKDFVRIAKELDITVEAELGVMASSAEDTHGDAESRVLTNEDIKEYFTDPEEAGKFARETGCDALAVCFGTMHGIYAEPPVLDIERVKEIRAAMPDNCRIVMHGASGVEFDQVQRAIDAGCSKINYYSYMSKAAVKFAEEKIRETEGKIGYHELQEAVYGLMKEHAKEVLTAFRNGK
- a CDS encoding PTS sugar transporter subunit IIA, with the translated sequence MCKSIICEENIVLQAEFDNKWDAIRACGEILVNQGYVAEEYIDDMLEREKVATVHIGNHLAIPHGIANSECHIFHSGISFIQIPDGVSFGEDTAYLMIGIAGKDGTHIDILSNIALACSELETIEILRHTNDKNLIINTFSNMDV
- a CDS encoding PTS mannitol transporter subunit IICB, whose protein sequence is MNQENQIKIKIQKFGAFLSGMVMPNIGAFIAWGLLTALFIPTGWFPNERLGSMVGPTLNYLMPVLIGYTGGWAVYGRRGGVIGAISTMGVVIGADITMLIGGMIMGPLGAWIMKQVDKLYEGKVKPGMEMLVDNFSMGIVGLIMMIFGFVAIEPIISVILSVMTVGVNFLINAKLLPLTALFVQPGQVLFLNNAINHGIMTPIAIEQAAKFGKSVIFLVEANCGCWFGITLAFMFFGKGMAKKSAPAAALIMFFGGIGEVVFPYVLSKPKTLLGAILGNMASLFILTTFNGGTVAAVAMLVASFFLMRDKTEDYETEAALNTEGVGEPADTLETMTPSGNIENIIFACDAGMGSSVMGVSVMKNMLKKAMIYKNVEHVSVAEIPEKADLIVTTKSLEGRVRDVIKKYNKDIPVFAVDNLMNNAEYEKIIEYLKTLS